The genomic region TTTAATAGGAGTTTTGCAACAATGTAAAACCTGCTCAAACTCCACTTGATTCGAGAGACAACTAGTTTGCCGATCTCCGACTCTCCGATTGGATTCCTTCTACCAGCTTCACCATCATAGTCGTCAAGCTATCGTATTTCGGTTGCTCTGCAACTGAAGATTTATGGCGACAAAAGATAGGGGCAATTCTTTGCTTGACTTGAGAGCCAACAGTAAAGCAAATATCTCCATCTTCGTATTCAAATAGAGGAAAAGCACCGTTACCCCACTCTTTCGCAAGAGATACAGCTCTCCCTAAAGAGATAAATTTGTCGATTTTAGCGTATTCACTGCGATCGCTCCGATTTGGATATGGTAAGTTGCCTAAAAAGCCGCCATCACTCCATTGATATAATTCGTAAACTTCTGTGGGTAAGTCAAAGGGTAAATCCTTCAACTTTTGCTTAATTTCTGCGTAACTCAGACCATCTTCCAATATTGGATAAGCAACACGACCATCGGGAGATTTCGGTGGCACGTAATTTGCGATAAATTCTAGGGCTTCATTTAAAGTAGATACCATCCTCTTCTGCCTCAAAGACTACTGCATTGCATAATACTATCTATGCTGCACCGAACCGGTACATCAAACATCCGCTCTACTGAAGAATTAGCAATATTTTTGGTTTCTTAACGTTTAATTCCTTTAAATCGTTCTTGTGCCGATTGAAATGCCGATCGCATCACGGCTTGAATTTGCTGCGGATCGGGCTTTTTGCCTCCCATCAAGTCACCAAAGTAGACACAAGCCCCCTCTCCTAGCGCCCATGTATATGCAGCAGCCCAGGAAGCAGCGATGACGCTACCAAAGCCAGGAATGAATTTAATCAATTCTCGCCCGATTGCCTGTGCCAAGAAACCCCCGGCGATCGCGCTGACTACGCCCCCTGCTTGCGACGGGGTTAGTGTTTGCCCGTATAATTTCCCTAAGAGGCTAACCATCGATACCTGAACGGCTGTGAGTACGGGCATGGTAGCAAAGGGTAAAGGTACGGCTGCTAAAGTAGCGGCGGCGATCGCAAAGGCAAGCATGTAGCGCCGTCCCACGTCCCGATAGAGGTTGCCAAGTTGCTGACCTGTTTTTTCGTCCAATAACTGATAGATCGCCTTAGCTTCGGCTTCTGGGAGCAAATCGGCTAATGTATCTCTCAATGCCTCCAAACCGTAGAATACTGGGTTATAGCCATCTTCTTCTAAGGTAAAGTCGATAAGCACGGCGCGATCGTACAAGCCGTTAAAGTTCTGTTGGATGGCGCTAAAGGCGCGAGTCACTACATCAAATTGAGGTGGATAGTCAGGGTGATCGGCTGTCCCTGTAGGATAAACTTCATGCAAGCAACTGACAGCTAGCAAGCAGGGTATATCTGGATATTTCTGGCGCAACGTTTGCGCAATTTGTTTTAAGCTATCGGTAGCAAAATCGTTGATTTTTACTGTGAGAATCAGAACTCTAGCGCTATGGCTAGCTTGTTGCAGATCGCCAATCAGTTCTTGGGCGATCGCCTGCGTATCTCGATTCACGTCTCCCAATCCTACTGTATCGGTAAATATCAGCAATGGCAGATCGTTAGTCGGATAGGCGTAACGCTGGGTATGTTGCGTATGAGGACGAAATCCTTGTCCGACGATTTCGGCTGAAACTCCGGTTAAGCCGCGCACGATCGAACTTTTTCCCGCCTGGGGTTTGCCAATGAGTAAGGCTTCTGTCGTGGGTAGTTCGGCGCGTACCGTCGCTAAAATCTCCGCTACTCGTTCATCGCTGACGCTGAACCAGTTGACTATCGTTTGTGCGGCTCGATCTACAGGCAGAAGTTGCATTATCTTTGCTGTTGTCTGGTTCCAGACAGCATGAATTCCGTCACTCTGAGGCTCTTTAACTGTCTCATTGGTGGTTAGGTCGGACGAGGGCAATTCGCGATCGCGTTGCTCGGTCATTGACATCAAAACAGGCGATAGGTTCCAATAACATCCTATCGAGCCATGAGGTGCGATCGCACTACCTAAATATTTATCTTCGATCGCTACAGTAAGCGACGCAACTTGTATTGCATGGCGCGATCGCTTGTTTTTACGAAGAGGGGCGATCGCGCCATACTACTGTTCTACTCAGCCTGTTTCAATTTCTCCATTAAAATAGCCGTGACTTCAGCTTCAGGATCGGGCAGGTCAAAGGGATAAGGCTGAGAGGGAGCATTTGGATCGCGACGACTCATCAGTACTTCCAATGCAGCTCGAAATGCTTCATCGTCATTTCTGTGTACAGAGATATATTGTTTCAATTCAGCATTTGTCATTTGGTGTAGGTCTGGCATCATGGCACAAAATTCCAATTTCCATCCTCTTTTATTATCAACGCAATTTCATCAGTCCTTCCAGCCTGGATGTAAAGCGTTTTTAACTTTTGGTCGTAACGAAAAACTCGAATTGGCTGGTAGAAATTAGAAAGCAACTGACAAAGGAATACTGTAGTTTCTAACTGTTTCTCCGTTGGCAAGTTACCACTCCTGAGGATACATCAAGTGTAGCGTATCAGAAGTTAGTGAAGTCGCTCAACTGCATTTGTCTTATTCATAATAAGTGCGATCGCATTTTTTTGAGAAATTATAATAGGAGTGCGATCGTATTTCTTAGATTATCTTTCGTCATGTTCTCACAGATAACTAGTAAACAGATAACTCAGTAAGTTAACGTTGCCTATTACCTACTGTAAATTACCTTAATCTCTGATATATGGTTTTTCTGCGGTCGAGCATATGGGTATTGTTAGCCTGCAATAGCTATTCAACTGCCAGTTTTCTACGCCCAAGTCGAATTAGATTATCATAAGCAGAACAAACTTTGTTGGCTGTCTGATGTATATCATTAACAGCTTTATGGTATATATCAGGCTTAGAATATTTGATCTCAGGATACACTGCTATTTCTAGTTGCTCACCTGTCCAGCGATCGGTTGTAAAACTTACAGCCAACAGTGCATCTATAAACTTTTCTATACACTCTGTTAGTTTACATCTATAAATTTCCAAATCTATGTCGATGAACTCAAAGTCAGGGTTTTGACAATACAACATATAATTATTCAAATCATCATGCGCCTCTTTAAGCCAGGGACAATTATAAATATGATTGCGAATGAAAGCAATTGAGCCTCCTGTTACTGGAAGAATTTCTTTAAGTTTAAGAAACGAGTTTCGATCCAATTCAATACATTCTGGATGAACTAGTAAAACGCCAACGTTTTTTACTTTCTCGTACCATCTATTTCTATGTTCCATTAACTCTGATTCTGTATATTTTCGCCCTTTGGGATGCTTAGGATCGTAAGCTTTAACTTCAGCATGGCAATCTAAGCAAAGTGGAATACAGTTTTCGTATGAATCTTCACCCCCTTCCGATCTTTGAATAATATGATGAAGCTCTATCTTGAAACTACAGAACTTGTGGCAGATGCAGCAACACCTACCACAATCCAAAAGTGCCTTCTCAGCGTCATTAGGAAGAAAAGCCATTGCAATTGTGAGTGAAATAATATTTCAGGTACGATTGAAAAGTTTTCTTTTCGTAGTCTAGTACTTTTCTTAGAGCGATTAGATTAAATCGAAATATTGGGTAAAGCGATCGCGTATCCCAAATTTCTTTAATTTTGAGTTTAGGCGATCGCAACAACAAAACTCACAGTTATGGCTCTGACGAGAGATTTGAATTGTCTAATTCTGCAAGAGCTATATTTACACAAGCTCGAACGCCTTGCCAGTCGCGCTGTGATAAATGCCCGATACAAACCAAGTTAGCAGAGGAAGGCAACGTCACAATGAAACTCCGAAAAATAGACGCAACCCGTAAACCTGCTACCTGCCAATCCTGAAGTACATAATCGGTTACACCTATCCCAGTCGTCTGTGTCGTAATCAGCCCAATTATTATATCAGGACGATTTGCATGATACGTTGCTGAAGACAAAACGACAGCAGGGCGAAGTTTAACACCTGTAACACCAGGAAAATCAACAGTGACAACATCACCTGGATTGAATGTCACTGGGTTGAGTCCTCGCTTTCAGGATATCCGGTTTCAGCATACCGCATGGAAACAGCAACTAAATCAAGTCGATCTTGCTCTGTCCAAGTATCCCTTTGATCAACAAGATCGGCATCGTGCTGTACGAGATCGTTTAAAATCAATGTCGCCAAGCGTAATCGCTCTGCTGGTGACAAAGTGCGAATAACTTGAGTATAAATTTCTTGGATGGTGGTTGACATATTAAATCTTCATCCCCCTCATCCTAATCTAAACCTGTAATCGCTACTTTATTTGCTTATAGCGTAAAGCTGCCACTTTTAATGCTTCGTTTAGTGGCGAATGCGATCGCCCATCCTTAAAAAAACAGGCGATCGCATTTAATATTTAGCTCAATTTTAGAAAGCTATAGCCTACACCGGAACCCCTATTCCCACTAACTTCTCGCTTAAATCCCACATTTTCTGAGCTTTTTCATCGTCGCGGGCTTGGGGCGAAACTTTTTGTACGAAGGACTTTCCCTCTTTCTTCTGACGATTTCCCCAACTCCAATAAGCACCAGATTGCTTGTACTCAGGATCGATAACTACAGCAGCTACCCGTTCGCCAGCCAACTCCTGAGATACATACCCTCCCGTGATATGTTTTTGGAACAATGGGAAGAGTTTTTGAAACAGCGGATAGTGGTTGCGGAATAGCGGTGTATCGGCAACACAACCAGGATAAAGAGACGTAAAAGTAATTCCTGTAGAGTCGTGATAGCGACGGTGTAGTTCCCGCATCGTCAATACGTTACACACTTTACTATCTTTGTAAGCTTTGACGGGTTCAAATTTCTTACCGTCAATCATCGAAATTGGAGCTTTAAATCCAGCTGCAAAACCATCTAAATTCCCTAAATCTGGACGCGGTGGAATCTTCCCACCCAGTTCGTCTGGATTGTGGGTTACGGTTCCCAAGATGACGAGCCTTTTATCCGCAGCTGGCGAATTCTTCAAATCCTCTAACATGAGGTTGCATAGGAGAAAATGACCGAGGTGATTGGTAGCAACATTTAACTCATATCCTTCTGGGCTGCGTAATGGCTCCTTGAGTAAGGGCATATAGATTGCTGCATTGCAAACCAGAGCATCTAGGTGTCTGCCTGTTGCCCGAAAGTCTTTGACAAACTGTCGCACGCTCTCTAAGCTAGCTAAGTC from Scytonema millei VB511283 harbors:
- a CDS encoding GTPase family protein gives rise to the protein MTEQRDRELPSSDLTTNETVKEPQSDGIHAVWNQTTAKIMQLLPVDRAAQTIVNWFSVSDERVAEILATVRAELPTTEALLIGKPQAGKSSIVRGLTGVSAEIVGQGFRPHTQHTQRYAYPTNDLPLLIFTDTVGLGDVNRDTQAIAQELIGDLQQASHSARVLILTVKINDFATDSLKQIAQTLRQKYPDIPCLLAVSCLHEVYPTGTADHPDYPPQFDVVTRAFSAIQQNFNGLYDRAVLIDFTLEEDGYNPVFYGLEALRDTLADLLPEAEAKAIYQLLDEKTGQQLGNLYRDVGRRYMLAFAIAAATLAAVPLPFATMPVLTAVQVSMVSLLGKLYGQTLTPSQAGGVVSAIAGGFLAQAIGRELIKFIPGFGSVIAASWAAAYTWALGEGACVYFGDLMGGKKPDPQQIQAVMRSAFQSAQERFKGIKR
- a CDS encoding DUF6887 family protein; this encodes MMPDLHQMTNAELKQYISVHRNDDEAFRAALEVLMSRRDPNAPSQPYPFDLPDPEAEVTAILMEKLKQAE
- a CDS encoding DUF6888 family protein, translating into MPTEKQLETTVFLCQLLSNFYQPIRVFRYDQKLKTLYIQAGRTDEIALIIKEDGNWNFVP
- a CDS encoding HNH endonuclease, encoding MAFLPNDAEKALLDCGRCCCICHKFCSFKIELHHIIQRSEGGEDSYENCIPLCLDCHAEVKAYDPKHPKGRKYTESELMEHRNRWYEKVKNVGVLLVHPECIELDRNSFLKLKEILPVTGGSIAFIRNHIYNCPWLKEAHDDLNNYMLYCQNPDFEFIDIDLEIYRCKLTECIEKFIDALLAVSFTTDRWTGEQLEIAVYPEIKYSKPDIYHKAVNDIHQTANKVCSAYDNLIRLGRRKLAVE
- a CDS encoding type II toxin-antitoxin system PemK/MazF family toxin, whose translation is MTFNPGDVVTVDFPGVTGVKLRPAVVLSSATYHANRPDIIIGLITTQTTGIGVTDYVLQDWQVAGLRVASIFRSFIVTLPSSANLVCIGHLSQRDWQGVRACVNIALAELDNSNLSSEP
- a CDS encoding protochlorophyllide reductase; amino-acid sequence: MAQQQSTVVITGTSSGVGLYAAKAFAQRGWYVVMGCRDIPKTKAAAQSVSIPEDSYTVIHLDLASLESVRQFVKDFRATGRHLDALVCNAAIYMPLLKEPLRSPEGYELNVATNHLGHFLLCNLMLEDLKNSPAADKRLVILGTVTHNPDELGGKIPPRPDLGNLDGFAAGFKAPISMIDGKKFEPVKAYKDSKVCNVLTMRELHRRYHDSTGITFTSLYPGCVADTPLFRNHYPLFQKLFPLFQKHITGGYVSQELAGERVAAVVIDPEYKQSGAYWSWGNRQKKEGKSFVQKVSPQARDDEKAQKMWDLSEKLVGIGVPV